tttttttaatcagattttGTAAATTAATTGAAGATGAAGAGTCTTCCAAAATCTTCAAGATGTTCATTTTACTGTTCTTTAGTGGAATGAAATAGAGGAGTGAGATGGTATTTTTCCACTCAGagttttcattttgctgaaaAAGGGAAGTTGACCATAACTGCTCAGCATCATATCTAAACCATTCAAGTGCATTTTGGTTTACGTGAGGTATAAATAAATGCAGCAATCTGGCCCTGCTAAACTATTGATGGCCACTAAATTTCAGGTAAATGAATTAGGAACTCCTGACAGAGACACAAAACTATACCCAAAGTTGTAGCTGGTAAGAATGTATGCATGCTAATGGGGGAGTCACCACAACCTGCATGAAGAGCTTTGCTTCACTTTGTGCTGCAGCCAAAGCTTTTATGTACAGAAACTGCTGTGGCATGATCTGTAGCATAGAAAAAAGGCAGTGAGTAAAAACTGTTTGTTCTTTCTAGCTTCAGATCAAAATATGAATAGAATGGTGCTCTGACATCTCTTGCGGACTCAAGATCTgtccatttctttttccatgtaaATGAATCACATGCATGAATTTTACAGATTTAGCACTGTGTGCTCCATTTAGAGTGTGATCTGTTTCTGTGCACCAGAGACTTACATGAAGCTCTGTGATCCAAAGCAAACTTTTTAATCTTTGGTGTTGAGCCCCCAAATTATTCCACTGATATTTCAGAGCCTTTTGCTACGTTAACAGGAAAGTGTTTCAAAGAGGGGGATAAAGTATGTGCTGTCTCATACTTCATGCATAGAAGAGTGGAACGTCTGGAAACTTTGGgagtaaaggaaaaatattataCCTGAGTGTTTCACAGTAGCCAGAAATTTAAACCCCAgtaggagaagcagcagcacagttttGTGCTACCTCACTCTCTTTGAAAcccttttgttttaaagaatgAGACTCTAACTGTTTGCTTTCTTATCTAAGGTAAAAAGGACGCTCTGCAGATTAATACTGAGATTTTTCCCTCATGTTAAATTAAAGAAGAATGTCtaatttacaaagaaaaacaaaagtttcGCGCTCTCGAGATCCGTTTGCTGGATTCGGGATTTCTTGTCCCCATGTTGCTCAAGTCCAACTCTTTTCGCGACAAGACATCAACAGGCGAAAAACAGCCTCTCCCATAGTTTCACAGATGTAGAAAAAGGACGATTTCGTGACAGATGAAATAGAAAAAGCCATTCTATTTCCCCCGAGGAAGCGCTAGGCGGAGCGCGGAGcaccgggcggggcggggccaaCCAGCGCCGGCCGCGCTGCAATAACcgggggggcgcggggccggccctgcccggtGCTCCCGGTTACACCGCGATGGCCGAGACCGCCCCGGGACCGCCGCCAAGAAGCCGAAGAAGGCGGCGAGCGGCTCCAAGGCCCGCAAGCCCGCGGGGCCCAGCGTCACCGAGCTGATCACCAAGGCCGTGTCCGCCTCCAAGGAGCGCAAGGGGCTCTCGCTCGCCGCGCTCAAGAAGGCGCTGGCCGCCGGCGGCTACGATGTGGAGAAGAACAACAGCCGCATCAAGCTGGGGCTCAAGAGCCTCGTCAGCAAGGGCACCCTGGTGCAGACCAAGGGCACCGGCGCCTCCGGCTCCTTCCGCCTCAGCAAGAAACCCGGGGAAGTGAAGGAGAAAGCCCCCAAGAAGAGAGCAGCTGCGGCCAAGCCCAAGAAGCCGGGGGCCAAGAAGCCCGCCAGCGCCGCCAAGAAGGCGGTGACAGCAAAGAACGGCCCCAAGAAAGTTAAGCCTGCAGCCATGAAAGCAGCGAAGAGCCCCAAGAAGGAGACAAAGGCTGCCAAGCCCAAAAAAGCGGCGGCAGCAGCCAAGAGCCCGGCTAAGGCGAAAGCGGTGAAGCCCAAAGCAGCCAAGGCAAAAAAGCAGCACACAAGAAGAATTAAGCCCCACGTGGAAATATGCGTGCTTAGCATTTAAACACAACGGCTCCTCTAAGAGCCACCAACAATTGGGCTGGAATGCCGTGGCTGCCGCCGTTTTGGGGAGGGGTGTGGAGGAACAGCAGTCTGCGGGTGAATGTGCTGTTTGACTCCGAAACAGCTCGAGGGGCACTTGAATTGGTAGGGGGAGGGTATTAGCGCCTTGGTAGCTTTCAAAATGCCCATAAGGCGCAGGGATTGGTTGcagaagggctgggctgcttcCTGGAACTGGTGTCAGCCCCGCCCCAGAGCGGGGCCGGTGCCGTGGCGCGGAGCCGCGTCCGGCTGTCACAGTTGAAACGTCAGAGATAACTGGATAATGCCCGCGGTTATTCAAAACTTCCCGCGGGCTTTCGCTCCGCAATGAAATTCAAGCTCTTCCTCTGAATTTGTGGGTGGCTCTTAAAAGAGCCTTTGGGTTTCTCTTGGTTTAAGTTCGCAGCTTTACTGCTCACTTGGCTTTCGCCTTGTGGCTGTCGGTCTTCTTGGGCAGCAGCACGGCCTGGATGTTGGGCAGCACGCCGCCCTGCGCGATCGTCACCTTGCCCAGCAGCTTGTTGAGCTCCTCGTCGTTGCGGATGGCGAGCTGCAGGTGGCGGGGGATGATGCGCGTCTTCTTGTTGTCGCGGGCCGCGTTGCCCGCCAGCTCCAGGATCTCGGCCGTCAGGTACTCCAGCACGGCCGCCAGGTACACCGGCGCGCCCGCGCCCACGCGCTCCGCGTAGTTGCCCTTGCGCAGCAGCCGGTGCACGCGGCCCACGGGGAACTGCAGCCCGGCCCGCGACGAGCGCGACTTGGCCTTGGCCCGCGCCTTGCCGCCCTGCTTCCCGCGACCCGACATCACTACAACTGAGCAAAAGAAGTCAGTAACTCACTGCAAAATTTACAAGTTCCGAGCTCGGCCTTATATACCTCTTTTGTGGACTTCGCGACTTCCGATTGGCTAAAACAGTGATGTGCCTAAATCAGCCAATAGGAACGCGGATCCAGATTTGACCAATGGCGACGAAGGGCGGAGCTACTATCACGAAAAACTTGCCTCAGCCAATAACAGCTTAGTGTACGGGAATCCCTAATTTGCATAATCGCTCTATAAAAGCGGTGCGCTCAGAGACGCGCGGTGTTCTCACTCCGAGAAATCGTCGGTGCCGCTGTGCCGAGAGGATTCGCTGCCATGCCCGAGCCGGCCAAGTCCGCCCCCGCGCCCAAGAAGGGCTCCAAGAAAGCCGTCACCAAGACACAGAAAAAAGGTGACAAGAAACGGCGCAAGAGCCGCAAGGAGAGCTACTCCATCTACGTGTACAAGGTGCTGAAGCAGGTGCACCCCGACACGGGCATCTCGTCCAAGGCCATGGGCATCATGAACTCCTTCGTCAACGACATCTTCGAGCGCATCGCGGGCGAGGCCTCGCGCCTGGCGCACTACAACAAGCGCTCCACCATCACCTCGCGGGAGATCCAGACGGCCGTGCGCCTGCTGCTGCCCGGCGAGCTGGCCAAGCACGCCGTGTCCGAGGGCACCAAGGCCGTCACCAAGTACACCAGCTCCAAGTAAATGCTTGGCTAAAATCTGCTTAACCCAAAGGCTCTTTTAAGAGCCACCTACCTTCTCAGTAAAGGAGCTGATCCTGTGGCGAGTTCCTACCCGCCCcgttttggttttctttttttctggtggCGGGCTGAGGGGAATGTGCATTTACGGTATTCAAGTATCTTAAAAAGAAGGCAGCATTTACAGTGTTTGAGGTAAACTTAGGCTATGTCCTACATCTGTTTCAACGGCTCAGGGAacttcataatttttaaaagccttaGGAGTCCGTTTTGGTTTATGTACACTGTAGGGCAGACAGGTTAGAAAATTGAATACATGCTGTCGGTGGTCTGTCAAGTAAAACAGCCGAAGCATGTTCCTGACGGCTAGTACATGGTAATTTCTCGGCTGACCTACGTTAACGTAACATGGTGTGAACCGGGAGCACTGACAGCAGACGTGCTTTCAGACCACCCGGTGCTCTTGTGCCTTGTTCTTTTCATTCAGAAAatggactctgaggtggatgccccctcccctgccccgcAATGTGCATTATTCCAGGGGACCGGGGGAAGGAAAGTCGAACGCGTTTTCGCCCCGACCTGGGCAGTCCCCGCGCACGTATTCCCGAGCACAGGGTCCCCAGCGTGGCGCTTTCCCGGCTTTCGTTTGCCCCTCTCtgtccccgccgtgtccccgcgCCCCGCACTCTCCGCCGCCGAGCGCGGACGGGGCTGCGGCGCGCGGGCAGAGCCGGGGTCGCGCCGCTGCCGCGCTCGGGCCGACCTGAGTGAGGACTGCGCGGAGCCTCCCCGCGGGCGGGCCCGGCCGCCTCTCGCCCCTCCCGCCCGCCGCTGATTGGTGCCGCTCGTAGCTCGAGCGCGGCCCGAGCGCGCGCTGCCCCGGGGCGCGCTCCCCGCACGGGACGCGGCGCTTCCagcgggccggggcagcggccgggccgggagaGCTCGGCGGGACCGAGCAAGGCGGCTGCCGCCTGCGCCTTCTGCCTTGCTGCCGCGAACCGAAGGGCGCTACTGGGCGGGAAGAAACCGCGAGCCCGCGGGGAAGGAGGCGGCTGCCGGCGGCAGCTTTAGCCAGCGGTCCTGAGACTCTGAACGTACGCGATCGGAGCGGTTTTGTTAAAAACAGGGCGAGCCCGAGGCTCGGGCGGCGAGCCcgcccagcccctctctccgGCGGCGCCGCCAGAGCCCCAGCTGCGCTCCGCCAGCCGCTGCTGGAagggggcgggggcggggcggggccagggCGCGTTTCCCGCCCCGGGGGCGGGGCCTTCTCCCGGGCTCGCCACAAGCGCCCAATGGCTGCCGGCCGCTGCCGCGCGAGCGGCCAATGGGCGCGGGCAGCGGGGCTATAAATGGCGGCAGCTGTGAGCCGGGGCGCAACCAGTTTCGTGAGCAGAGAGGCGCGGGTGCGGGGCTCGCAGCGATGGCGCGCACGAAGCAGACGGCGCGGAAGTCGACGGGCGGCAAGGCGCCCCGCAAGCAGCTGGCCACCAAGGCTGCCCGCAAGAGCGCGCCGGCCACGGGCGGCGTCAAGAAGCCGCACCGCTACCGGCCCGGCACGGTGGCGCTGCGCGAGATCCGGCGCTACCAGAAGTCCACGGAGCTGCTGATCCGCAAGCTGCCCTTCCAGCGCCTGGTGCGCGAGATCGCGCAGGACTTCAAGACCGACCTGCGCTTCCAGAGCTCGGCCGTCATGGCGCTGCAGGAGGCCAGCGAGGCCTACCTGGTGGGGCTCTTCGAGGACACCAACCTGTGCGCCATCCACGCCAAGCGCGTCACCATCATGCCCAAGGACATCCAGCTGGCCCGCCGCATCCGCGGAGAGCGCGCCTGAGCTCCCTGCCGTAACCCTCGTAGACCCAAAGGCTCTTTTAAGAGCCACCACATGAACAATTAAAAGAGCTGTTGCACTGGTTTAAGCATCGTTTCAGGGGTGTGGGGCACAAGAAATTATGGTGTTCTATGTGTGATGTGGGCGACTGAGCTCTATTAAGAGTTGCTACGACATTTTATACTTATGTCATCGGTATAACACTTGCAGTGGGTGAGAGTCAGGAAGCATTTGCATTTATTAGGTCCCCTTTAGCATCAGTTACATGGATGTAAACTCCTTTTTTAGCATTAATGTACAAAGGGAAATTGGCCAAATTAATTGACTAATTTTTCTATTGTGAAACATTAACTTCAGTGAGGTACACACCCCGTATAACTATACCTCAGCAGTCTTCCTCATTCAATTTAATAAAGCGTTCACGTTCTGCAATAGTGCTACAGCTCTTTTAATTGTTCATGTGGTGGCTCTTAAAAGAGCCTTTGGGTCTACGAGGGTTACGGCAGGGAGCTCAGGCGCGCTCTCCGCGGATGCGGCGGGCCAGCTGGATGTCCTTGGGCATGATGGTGACGCGCTTGGCGTGGATGGCGCACAGGTTGGTGTCCTCGAAGAGCCCCACCAGGTAGGCCTCGCTGGCCTCCTGCAGCGCCATGACGGCCGAGCTCTGGAAGCGCAGGTCGGTCTTGAAGTCCTGCGCGATCTCGCGCACCAGGCGCTGGAAGGGCAGCTTGCGGATCAGCAGCTCCGTGGACTTCTGGTAGCGCCGGATCTCGCGCAGCGCCACCGTGCCGGGCCGGTAGCGGTGCGGCTTCTTGACGCCGCCCGTGGCCGGCGCGCTCTTGCGGGCAGCCTTGGTGGCCAGCTGCTTGCGGGGCGCCTTGCCGCCCGTCGACTTCCGCGCCGTCTGCTTCGTGCGCGCCATCGCTGCGAGCCCCGCACCCGCGCCTCTCTGCTCACGAAACTGGTTGCGCCCCGGCTCACAGCTGCCGCCATTTATAGCCCCGCTGCCCGCGCCCATTGGCCGCTCGCGCGGCAGCGGCCGGCAGCCATTGGGCGCTTGTGGCGAGCCCGGGAGAAGGCCCCGCCCCCGGGGCGGGAAACGCGccctggccccgccccgcccccgccccctTCCAGCAGCGGCTGGCGGAGCGCAGCTGGGGCTCTGGCGGCGCCGCcggagagaggggctgggcgGGCTCGCCGCCCGAGCCTCGGGCTCGCCCTGTTTTTAACAAAACCGCTCCGATCGCGTACGTTCAGAGTCTCAGGACCGCTGGCTAAAGCTGCCGCCGGCAGCCGCCTCCTTCCCCGCGGGCTCGCGGTTTCTTCCCGCCCAGTAGCGCCCTTCGGTTCGCGGCAGCAAGGCAGAAGGCGCAGGCGGCAGCCGCCTTGCTCGGTCCCGCCGAGCtctcccggcccggccgctgccccggcccgctGGAAGCGCCGCGTCCC
This region of Ammospiza caudacuta isolate bAmmCau1 chromosome 5, bAmmCau1.pri, whole genome shotgun sequence genomic DNA includes:
- the LOC131558289 gene encoding histone H1.10-like, which encodes MTLAKNDRPGTAAKKPKKAASGSKARKPAGPSVTELITKAVSASKERKGLSLAALKKALAAGGYDVEKNNSRIKLGLKSLVSKGTLVQTKGTGASGSFRLSKKPGEVKEKAPKKRAAAAKPKKPGAKKPASAAKKAVTAKNGPKKVKPAAMKAAKSPKKETKAAKPKKAAAAAKSPAKAKAVKPKAAKAKKQHTRRIKPHVEICVLSI
- the LOC131557412 gene encoding histone H2A-IV; its protein translation is MSGRGKQGGKARAKAKSRSSRAGLQFPVGRVHRLLRKGNYAERVGAGAPVYLAAVLEYLTAEILELAGNAARDNKKTRIIPRHLQLAIRNDEELNKLLGKVTIAQGGVLPNIQAVLLPKKTDSHKAKAK
- the LOC131557711 gene encoding histone H2B 5, giving the protein MPEPAKSAPAPKKGSKKAVTKTQKKGDKKRRKSRKESYSIYVYKVLKQVHPDTGISSKAMGIMNSFVNDIFERIAGEASRLAHYNKRSTITSREIQTAVRLLLPGELAKHAVSEGTKAVTKYTSSK
- the LOC131557705 gene encoding histone H3, which encodes MARTKQTARKSTGGKAPRKQLATKAARKSAPATGGVKKPHRYRPGTVALREIRRYQKSTELLIRKLPFQRLVREIAQDFKTDLRFQSSAVMALQEASEAYLVGLFEDTNLCAIHAKRVTIMPKDIQLARRIRGERA